From one Populus alba chromosome 17, ASM523922v2, whole genome shotgun sequence genomic stretch:
- the LOC118038545 gene encoding UPF0481 protein At3g47200 — protein sequence MNNEFEEARASNGEDYDMTRDIVTALNSMVDSCIPQQDLSECCIYKVPNLLRNVKPEAYTPQLISIGPLHHGDAKLEIMKREKLICFREFKENKLSDERIMDLVNIIRNKEKNIRQYYSKNFNEIGSRDFIEMILLDAVFIIEFIKESNDVDGPKNLEPWMMCDIKEDLKLLENQLPFFIIEEIYDEVNRARQEIPSIPFLSLAAFHFGKIAFSEVVITDPKVKGSRHFTDLLRNLMLDGVIERSFTCHTVKLKYSAVMLRKAGVRFRVAKEKCMVNIRFEKGVLEIPRVEVDYSFERFVRNIMALEQCYKPNEAYICNYIRFMDNLINSAEDVDLLVRKGIILHWPGDNAELSNMFNKLNENIGDNSSTCYDDICRQMNGHYEHRWNHMKANLRHVYFPTVWRGTGTVAAAILLVLTLIQTITSVKSVF from the coding sequence ATGAATAACGAATTTGAAGAAGCAAGAGCATCAAATGGGGAAGATTATGATATGACTAGAGATATTGTGACAGCGCTTAACAGTATGGTGGATTCGTGCATACCTCAACAGGACCTGTCTGAGTGCTGTATCTACAAGGTGCCCAATTTGCTCAGAAACGTAAAACCGGAAGCCTACACTCCACAACTGATTTCAATAGGTCCTCTTCACCACGGCGATGCCAAACTAGAGATCATGAAGAGGGAGAAATTGATATGTTTTAGAGAGTTTAAAGAGAATAAGTTGAGTGACGAAAGAATTATGGATCTTGTGAATATCATTcggaataaagaaaagaatatccGACAATATTATTCAAAGAACTTCAACGAAATTGGGAGCAGGGATTTCATAGAGATGATCCTGCTGGATGCCGTCTTCATTATTGAGTTTATAAAGGAGTCAAATGATGTTGATGGTCCTAAGAATTTAGAGCCATGGATGATGTGCGACATAAAAGAAGACTTGAAGCTACTTGAAAACCAACTACCTTTCTTCATTATTGAGGAAATATATGACGAGGTCAATCGCGCTCGCCAAGAGATACCAAGCATTCCTTTTCTTAGTCTTGCTGCCTTTCATTTTGGAAAAATTGCGTTTTCAGAAGTGGTAATCACCGACCCGAAAGTAAAGGGAAGCAGGCACTTCACTGATTTACTAAGGAATTTAATGCTGGATGGAGTCATTGAGAGAAGTTTTACTTGTCATACTGTCAAGCTGAAATATAGCGCCGTCATGCTTCGCAAGGCAGGAGTGAGGTTTCGGGTCGCCAAAGAGAAATGCATGGTTAACATAAGATTTGAGAAAGGAGTGTTGGAAATACCACGCGTGGAAGTTGATTACAGCTTCGAACGTTTTGTACGAAATATCATGGCCTTGGAGCAGTGCTACAAACCGAATGAAGCTTACATATGCAATTACATTAGGTTTATGGACAATCTTATCAACAGTGCAGAAGACGTGGATTTGCTAGTCAGAAAGGGAATCATTCTCCACTGGCCAGGTGACAATGCCGAACTTTCAAATATGTTTAACAAGCTTAACGAAAATATTGGAGACAATTCCAGTACTTGTTATGATGATATCTGTCGTCAGATGAATGGCCACTATGAGCACCGATGGAACCATATGAAGGCAAACTTGAGACATGTATATTTCCCCACTGTTTGGAGAGGTACTGGAACTGTTGCAGCAGCTATCCTCCTGGTCCTCACTTTGATACAGACTATCACTTCCGTAAAATCGGTATTCTAg